In Lachnospiraceae bacterium, the DNA window TGTAAGGGATTCTACCTTTGCGCTTTCCTGCTCTGGGATGATTTCTTTTCCATTTACAAGATAAATCCCACCATCATATAATGATACCATTTTTTACCTCCTGATTTCCGCTCACAAAGGGGCTTTGTCATTCTCATCTGCCTTCTTTATGGCTCATTTCGTCGTTGGTTCTTACTATAAACCAATTATTTTGATTTGTCCAGTCTATATATTGTAATCGCAACAGCTTTTTGATTGTGGCACGAGGTATAAGAAGGGGATTTTTGCTGTTGTATTGTATCGCTTTAATGTGTGATAATTAAAAAAATCCCACTTTCTGGTTTCCAAAGGTTCACCCTTCAGAAATTCCAGAAAGCGGGATTTCCCATATATTATCTGCTTTTTTCTTTAAACAGATCTTTCTTGGATTAGTTATAGTTCAGCCAACATATACTGATTTGGATGAACTGTAACTTTAATTATTCTTCCTTCGCAGCAGCCCTTGCTTCTACTTCGCGCTTCTGTACATCTCCAGGAGCCTGCTCGTAGCGGCTGAATTCATAGGAATAGTCTCCTAAACCACCAGTCATGGAACGAAGATCGGTGTTGTAGCCAAACAGCTCAGACATTGGAACATCTGCTTCGATGACCTGTTTGCCATGATGATCGGATTCCATACCTAATACGCGTCCTCTTCTGCGGTTTAAGTCACCCATAATATCGCCGGTAAAGCGGTCAGGAGCAACAACCTTTAAGGAAGCGATCGGCTCTAAGAGCACTGGATTTGCATCCATGAAGCCCTGCTTAAATGCCAGGATGGTAGCCATCTTAAATGCCATTTCTGAAGAGTCTACCGGATGGTAGGAACCATCTAACAGAGTAGCTTTTAAGCCAACAACCGGATATCCAGCCAGCGGTCCCTTAAGAACGCATTCCTGCAATCCCTTTTCAACTGCCGGGAAGTAGTTCTTCGGTACGGAGCCGCCGAACACCTTCTCTTCAAAGATGTATGGTGTCTCTAAATCGCCTGATGGCTCAAATTCCATGATAACATCACCGTACTGGCCATGTCCACCGGACTGTTTCTTATGTTTGCCCTGTACTTTAACTTTCTTTCTTAAGGTCTCACGGAAAGCAAATTTAGGCTTTGACAGAACTACATCTACTTTGTAGCGGGTCTGCAGCTTGCTGATCACAACATCTAACTGCTGATCGCCAATACCATAAATCAGAGACTGGCGGTTTTCAGGATCATTTTTAACCTGTAAGGTCAGATCTTCTTCCATCATACGTGCTAATGCGGTGGAAACCTTGTCATCTTCACCCTTATTGGCTGCCTTGTAAGCCATGTATGTATATGGTGTGGAGATCTGTGGTTTGTGGTAAACGATCGGTGCTGTACGGACTGCCATGGTATCCCCGGTTCCTGTTACAGTAAGTTTTGCAACTGCGCCGATATCACCGGCTTTTAACTCCGGAACTTCAATGACTTCCTTACCGCGCATTATATAAACTTTACCGATCTTCTCTTCTGCATCTTTGTTTACATTGTATACAACAGTATCACCTTTTAAGGTACCTGTACAGATCTTCATCAGAGAATATTTTCCAATAAATGGATCTACGATGGTCTTAAATACTCTTGCAGAAAGAGATACATCATCATTATATTTAGCGGTGAAACGCTCACCTGTGGAAACGTCTACACCGATACACTCAAAGTGATTTGGTGCCGGGAAGTATTTATCAATAACCTGAAGTAGAACCTTAAATCCCTGGCAGTTGATTCCGGAGCCCATCATAACAGGTACGATGTCGCCTTCGATAACATGTGCTCTTAATGCACCGGATATTTCTTCCTGTGTAAATTCTTCTCCCAGGAAATAACGTTCCATATATTCTTCACTGGTTTCTGCAACTGCCTCAATGAGAGCATCTCTTGCGATGGTTAAGTTCTTCTGAACATAATCAGGGATCTCACACTCAACATAATCACTGAGATTTGTAAAGCGGCGGCCTGCCATCTTTACTACGTTTACGAAACCTACGAATTTTTCATTTTCACGGATTGGAAGCTGGAAAGGAGCGATCTTTCTTCCGAACTTTTTCTCCAGCTTTACAACCAGCTCACGATAGCTGGCATGATCATCATCCATATTGGTAACGAAGATCAATCTTGGCAGATTGTACTTTTCGCACATCTCCCATGCTCTTTCTGTACCAGGCTCAATACCTGCTTTACAGTTTACAACGATAATGGCTGCATCAGCAACGCTGATAGCTTCTTCTACTTCACCTACGAAGTCAAAAAATCCGGGAGTATCCAGTAAGTTGATC includes these proteins:
- a CDS encoding elongation factor G, whose translation is MNVYGTEQIRNVVLLGHGGAGKTTVAEAMALITGVTKRMGKVADGNTISDYDKEEIKRQFSISTTLIPLEYQGENGPVKINLLDTPGFFDFVGEVEEAISVADAAIIVVNCKAGIEPGTERAWEMCEKYNLPRLIFVTNMDDDHASYRELVVKLEKKFGRKIAPFQLPIRENEKFVGFVNVVKMAGRRFTNLSDYVECEIPDYVQKNLTIARDALIEAVAETSEEYMERYFLGEEFTQEEISGALRAHVIEGDIVPVMMGSGINCQGFKVLLQVIDKYFPAPNHFECIGVDVSTGERFTAKYNDDVSLSARVFKTIVDPFIGKYSLMKICTGTLKGDTVVYNVNKDAEEKIGKVYIMRGKEVIEVPELKAGDIGAVAKLTVTGTGDTMAVRTAPIVYHKPQISTPYTYMAYKAANKGEDDKVSTALARMMEEDLTLQVKNDPENRQSLIYGIGDQQLDVVISKLQTRYKVDVVLSKPKFAFRETLRKKVKVQGKHKKQSGGHGQYGDVIMEFEPSGDLETPYIFEEKVFGGSVPKNYFPAVEKGLQECVLKGPLAGYPVVGLKATLLDGSYHPVDSSEMAFKMATILAFKQGFMDANPVLLEPIASLKVVAPDRFTGDIMGDLNRRRGRVLGMESDHHGKQVIEADVPMSELFGYNTDLRSMTGGLGDYSYEFSRYEQAPGDVQKREVEARAAAKEE